A single window of Brevundimonas naejangsanensis DNA harbors:
- a CDS encoding SIR2 family protein → MAANTITLPEALALLDGPHAAVVSEIGSAGYTLWLGSGISRGRVIGLSGSDGVIAKLIEFLRAKRTAAADCKFNQALETLLTLAELDVAQRAALDLTVPVKEWPADQLKPIVGRLWNKYSEVLSIDIEGEKQDFLLWTGLDFPNTFADQDPDLEHLALAILVLEGVAPQLATANWDGLIEGAIVELGYPKEHLAITVTGDDLRNAAGAAAKLYKFHGCALRAIESEAIYRPLLIARSGQIGRWKYENAFTIVRQQLGALIQTTRTLMIGLSGQDENIRDMFQKVGGDKPWPWKEPPAVVFSNDALTQDQKDILEGIYSTEEWSESRTDICTSSLIESYGRPLLPAIVLHILTQKLQVLASDAAAPNLGPDDRERLDNGIVHLRDKAAEAGQSDLLVLMRHVAAAVARVRHQVEIGESPAGRLKYFPMSSDPVPRMKDAIGLKATGQREAATALGVIGDIASTGDWTIDLDNPEKTTSGALRIGTDGAAARVFFAANDHVINGLLEAGAFNESDPDVVVVSAAPLRTRQTRSPSGVYRNAKPQARFIEFGPMLAKAANTDDLVRSFRWEAAL, encoded by the coding sequence TTGGCCGCGAACACGATTACTCTTCCCGAGGCGCTCGCCCTTCTCGACGGGCCCCACGCCGCCGTCGTCAGTGAGATCGGATCGGCCGGCTACACTCTTTGGCTGGGGTCCGGAATCTCTCGCGGCCGCGTTATCGGACTGAGCGGATCGGACGGCGTGATCGCCAAACTCATCGAGTTCCTCAGAGCGAAGCGGACCGCGGCTGCGGACTGCAAGTTCAATCAGGCGCTGGAAACCTTGTTGACGCTCGCTGAACTCGACGTGGCGCAACGGGCCGCCCTGGATCTCACCGTGCCCGTGAAAGAGTGGCCTGCCGACCAGCTCAAACCGATCGTGGGGCGGCTGTGGAACAAGTATTCGGAGGTCCTCTCGATCGACATCGAGGGCGAGAAGCAGGACTTCCTGCTCTGGACCGGTCTCGATTTCCCCAACACTTTCGCCGACCAGGATCCCGACCTGGAGCATCTGGCGCTGGCCATCCTTGTTCTCGAAGGCGTTGCGCCTCAACTGGCCACCGCCAACTGGGACGGCCTGATCGAGGGCGCCATCGTCGAGCTTGGCTATCCCAAGGAACACCTCGCCATCACCGTCACCGGCGATGATCTGCGCAACGCCGCAGGCGCGGCAGCCAAGCTCTACAAATTCCATGGCTGCGCTCTTCGCGCAATCGAGAGCGAGGCGATCTACCGCCCGCTTTTGATCGCGCGTTCCGGTCAGATCGGGCGGTGGAAATACGAGAACGCTTTCACGATCGTCCGGCAGCAGCTGGGCGCGCTGATCCAGACGACCCGAACCCTGATGATCGGCCTGTCTGGGCAGGACGAAAACATCCGGGACATGTTCCAGAAGGTCGGCGGCGATAAGCCTTGGCCGTGGAAAGAACCGCCCGCCGTCGTGTTCTCGAACGACGCCCTGACTCAGGATCAGAAGGACATCCTGGAAGGGATCTATAGCACCGAAGAGTGGTCGGAGAGCCGAACTGATATCTGCACCTCCTCCTTGATTGAATCCTACGGTCGGCCGCTGTTGCCGGCGATCGTTCTGCACATCCTGACCCAGAAACTGCAGGTGCTGGCGTCCGATGCAGCCGCTCCGAATCTTGGGCCCGACGATCGTGAGAGATTGGACAACGGAATCGTACACCTCCGGGACAAGGCGGCGGAGGCTGGCCAGTCCGATCTCCTGGTGTTGATGCGCCATGTCGCCGCCGCGGTCGCCCGGGTCCGGCACCAGGTTGAAATCGGCGAGAGCCCGGCCGGACGCCTCAAATATTTCCCGATGTCGAGCGACCCGGTGCCCCGGATGAAGGACGCCATCGGGCTGAAGGCGACCGGCCAGCGCGAGGCTGCGACGGCGCTCGGCGTCATCGGCGACATCGCCAGCACCGGCGACTGGACGATCGACCTAGACAATCCGGAGAAGACCACGAGTGGTGCGCTGCGCATCGGGACTGACGGGGCAGCGGCTCGCGTCTTCTTCGCGGCGAACGACCACGTCATCAACGGCTTGTTGGAGGCCGGTGCGTTCAACGAGTCCGATCCGGACGTGGTGGTCGTCAGCGCGGCTCCGTTGAGGACACGGCAGACCCGGTCGCCAAGCGGCGTCTATCGCAACGCCAAGCCGCAGGCGCGCTTCATCGAGTTCGGTCCGATGCTGGCCAAGGCCGCCAATACCGACGATCTGGTGCGCTCGTTCCGTTGGGAGGCCGCGCTATGA
- a CDS encoding AAA family ATPase: MTPRLKNLVLNDFRSLKGPVVVPLDAQVVLVHGSNGMGKTSVLTGIELGLTGQISHLAEAGKPYQSHMAHVDVGHGSIELQTTAALDGGRTSGSVTFGETFTAAPLLDPEQAKFFANRCYLPQTALSRLLELYDDQSTGSSSRLTQFVNELLGLDPLDALIDGLMSAHNVTRIRNVVPEYRRFEGLVNGVNQDIDAIRKNAELAEANWKERRSALDDLLNEVDPLLELPEDLEERRGFEMDSGLEEAELGLVGRLQANLDRVRQAWAQRGEGDPAARRAELEQTLDATSKRLAEWQTTDGARFADIETLLAPILPDLPPFATDPMKARDQAETRARAETVRCQALLTLAKTAADTLTAVKATIQRANVRIAEIDAELAKSAADAQSLAKALASVAPHVHDETCPVCARDFQEEKKGSLSAFIASRIADLTSEASRLQSLATERAAESKRLAEAQRQQLSSERELLPEQERADLASRIPKLNGALVDLAAMTVNARVGASIMNDLASARSRLNAMNRIQDDTASAVAGADQIVRDITSTELAAYPTVAEAFEVAASTLSQRAEQAEADLSARSRARSLLSMEVEAAARLKRLRAELAVQEAKAVRIAAASQTANARRLTSRAVADAADKIRSSLVTTVFNTSLNNRWRDLFVRLAPTENFVPAFELKTVKGKTEAHLKTLHRSGVGYGNPGAMLSQGNLNTAALTLFLALHLSVPAKQPWLILDDPVQSMDDVHIAQFAALLRTLSKRLGRQIVIAVHERALFDYLALELSPAFSGDSLLTVEITRGPDGMSSADPKGFGFETDQAIAA, from the coding sequence ATGACGCCCCGTCTCAAGAATCTCGTTCTCAATGACTTCAGAAGCCTGAAAGGGCCTGTTGTCGTTCCCCTCGACGCCCAGGTGGTGCTCGTCCATGGCTCCAACGGCATGGGCAAGACCAGTGTCCTGACCGGCATCGAACTGGGACTTACCGGCCAGATTTCCCACCTGGCCGAGGCGGGTAAGCCTTACCAGTCTCATATGGCGCACGTCGACGTTGGTCATGGATCCATCGAGCTCCAGACGACGGCGGCGCTCGACGGCGGGCGAACCTCTGGAAGCGTGACGTTTGGTGAGACTTTCACCGCCGCGCCCCTCCTAGATCCCGAACAGGCCAAGTTCTTCGCCAATCGCTGCTACCTGCCTCAGACCGCGCTCAGCAGGCTGCTTGAGCTCTACGATGACCAGTCGACCGGATCGTCATCCCGGCTGACCCAGTTCGTGAATGAGCTGCTGGGGCTCGATCCCCTGGACGCCCTGATCGATGGCCTGATGTCGGCTCACAATGTCACGCGTATCAGAAACGTCGTGCCCGAGTATCGCCGCTTCGAGGGCTTGGTGAACGGTGTGAACCAAGACATCGACGCGATCCGCAAGAACGCCGAACTCGCCGAGGCGAACTGGAAGGAGCGCCGTTCGGCGCTGGACGACCTTCTAAATGAGGTCGATCCGCTGCTCGAGCTGCCCGAAGACTTGGAGGAACGTCGCGGTTTCGAGATGGATTCCGGACTCGAGGAAGCCGAACTCGGTCTGGTGGGGCGGCTGCAGGCCAATCTTGACCGCGTGCGACAGGCCTGGGCCCAGCGCGGAGAGGGCGATCCCGCCGCGCGACGCGCAGAGCTCGAACAAACGTTGGACGCGACGTCGAAAAGGCTGGCCGAATGGCAGACGACCGACGGCGCGCGGTTCGCAGACATCGAAACCCTGCTCGCGCCCATCCTTCCCGACCTGCCGCCCTTTGCCACCGACCCAATGAAGGCGCGCGATCAGGCGGAAACCCGGGCGCGCGCCGAGACAGTGAGATGCCAGGCCCTGCTGACGCTCGCGAAAACGGCCGCGGACACACTGACTGCCGTGAAGGCGACCATTCAGCGCGCCAATGTGCGGATCGCTGAAATCGACGCTGAACTCGCCAAGAGCGCGGCCGACGCCCAGTCTCTCGCCAAGGCGCTGGCATCCGTCGCGCCGCATGTTCATGACGAGACATGCCCGGTCTGCGCACGCGATTTCCAGGAAGAGAAAAAGGGCTCGCTTTCAGCGTTCATCGCGAGCCGGATCGCTGATCTGACAAGCGAAGCGAGCCGTCTTCAGTCGCTGGCGACTGAGCGCGCGGCGGAGTCCAAGCGCCTGGCCGAGGCCCAGCGCCAGCAGCTCAGCTCCGAACGCGAACTGCTTCCAGAGCAGGAGCGAGCTGACCTGGCGAGCCGGATCCCCAAACTGAACGGCGCCCTGGTCGATCTGGCGGCCATGACAGTCAATGCTCGCGTGGGGGCGAGCATCATGAATGATTTGGCCTCCGCGCGCTCCCGGTTGAATGCGATGAACCGGATTCAGGATGACACGGCGTCCGCAGTCGCCGGGGCGGATCAGATCGTGCGGGACATCACTTCGACTGAACTCGCGGCCTACCCGACCGTGGCGGAGGCGTTCGAGGTGGCGGCGTCCACCCTATCGCAGCGCGCCGAACAGGCCGAGGCGGACTTGAGCGCGCGTAGCCGGGCACGATCGCTCCTGAGCATGGAGGTAGAGGCGGCCGCGAGGCTCAAGCGTCTGCGCGCCGAGTTGGCGGTTCAGGAAGCCAAGGCCGTCCGGATCGCAGCGGCGTCCCAGACCGCCAACGCCAGGCGCTTGACGAGCAGAGCTGTGGCCGATGCTGCGGACAAGATCCGATCGTCTCTGGTGACGACGGTCTTCAACACCTCTCTGAACAACAGATGGCGCGACCTGTTTGTGCGGCTGGCCCCAACCGAAAACTTCGTGCCCGCCTTCGAACTGAAGACCGTCAAAGGCAAGACCGAGGCGCATCTGAAGACGCTCCACCGATCTGGTGTCGGCTACGGTAACCCGGGGGCAATGCTCAGCCAGGGAAACCTGAACACGGCGGCCCTGACCCTTTTCCTAGCCTTGCATTTGTCCGTGCCCGCCAAACAGCCGTGGCTCATTCTCGACGATCCTGTGCAGTCGATGGACGATGTCCACATCGCTCAGTTCGCCGCCTTGCTCCGGACCCTGTCCAAACGCCTTGGCCGCCAGATCGTGATCGCCGTGCATGAGCGCGCCCTGTTTGACTATCTGGCTCTGGAGCTCAGTCCAGCCTTTTCGGGCGATAGTCTGCTCACGGTGGAGATCACCCGCGGTCCCGATGGAATGAGTTCGGCCGATCCGAAGGGTTTCGGCTTTGAAACCGATCAGGCGATCGCCGCCTGA
- a CDS encoding cation transporter, with amino-acid sequence MAGDDCCSAKGDEIAALGAHADVRRVLILVLAINVVMFFAEFGAGLVAQSTALMADSIDMLGDALVYGLSLYALNRSLRWRAGAALVKAGVIAAFGVWVFVEVVRKVAGDVTPTAETMGLFGVIALVANLVCLALLYRHRNRDVNLSSTFECSRNDVIANTGVIVAAGGVHLFSAGWPDILVGGVIALLFFRSAIKVLLQAWPQFRAARPQAISLD; translated from the coding sequence TTGGCGGGTGACGACTGCTGTTCGGCCAAAGGGGACGAGATCGCCGCCCTCGGCGCCCATGCCGACGTGCGTCGTGTCCTGATCCTGGTTCTGGCGATCAACGTGGTCATGTTCTTCGCCGAATTCGGCGCCGGCCTCGTCGCGCAGTCCACCGCCCTGATGGCTGATTCGATCGACATGCTCGGCGACGCCTTGGTCTACGGCCTGAGCCTCTACGCCCTGAACCGGAGTCTGCGGTGGCGCGCTGGCGCCGCCTTGGTCAAGGCGGGCGTCATCGCCGCCTTCGGCGTCTGGGTCTTCGTGGAGGTCGTCCGCAAGGTGGCGGGCGACGTCACTCCGACCGCTGAAACTATGGGCCTGTTCGGGGTGATCGCCCTCGTCGCCAATCTCGTCTGCCTGGCGCTGCTCTATCGCCACCGGAACCGGGACGTGAACCTGTCCAGCACCTTCGAGTGTTCGCGCAACGACGTGATCGCCAATACCGGCGTCATCGTCGCCGCCGGAGGCGTGCATCTGTTCAGCGCCGGCTGGCCTGACATCCTGGTCGGCGGCGTGATCGCCCTCCTCTTCTTCCGGTCGGCGATCAAGGTGCTTCTGCAGGCGTGGCCCCAGTTCCGGGCCGCCCGTCCTCAAGCCATCTCCTTAGACTGA
- a CDS encoding MerR family transcriptional regulator, with the protein MAENFSIGDLGRRTGCKVVTIRYYERIGVLEAPRRGEGGHRIYGQDHLDRLAFVRRARDLGFSLDAVRSLLSLSGGPTSAPCGAADAVAMEHLAEVRAKIMDLRRLEDTLVSVLDRCGRTTVEDCRVLDALRETPQPEDAVSAP; encoded by the coding sequence ATGGCCGAGAATTTCTCCATTGGCGATCTGGGGCGGCGCACGGGGTGCAAGGTGGTCACCATCCGTTATTATGAGCGGATCGGCGTCCTCGAGGCACCCCGTCGTGGCGAAGGCGGTCATCGCATCTATGGCCAGGACCATCTGGACCGGCTCGCCTTTGTGCGGCGCGCGCGAGATCTCGGCTTCTCCCTGGATGCTGTCCGAAGCCTGTTGAGCCTGTCAGGAGGGCCCACCTCTGCCCCTTGCGGGGCGGCCGACGCCGTCGCCATGGAGCATCTTGCAGAGGTGCGCGCCAAGATCATGGACCTGCGTCGGCTGGAGGACACCCTCGTCTCTGTCCTGGATCGCTGCGGCCGGACGACCGTCGAGGACTGTCGGGTGCTGGACGCCCTACGTGAGACGCCTCAGCCAGAGGACGCCGTCTCGGCGCCTTGA